A genome region from Actinomycetota bacterium includes the following:
- a CDS encoding electron transfer flavoprotein subunit beta/FixA family protein: MNLVVLIKQVPGSTDIKVDPETNTLIRDGVEAVINPFDTYAVEEAVRLKEAHGGTVTVITMGPPQAAEALRQAVAVGADRGILVSDRAFAGADTLATSYTLAEAIKKAGPADVIICGKQTIDGDTGQVGPEIATHLNIPFATYIKKIENAGEGRMRVERLVEDGYEVLDVPLPCLITVVKEINEPRLPSLRGIMAAKKVEIETWTAEDLGGDGKRYGLSGSPTQVVESFVPQRDKTGEIFTGSLEHQIDQLVSKLKEAGVL; this comes from the coding sequence ATGAATCTGGTCGTCCTCATAAAGCAGGTGCCGGGGTCGACCGACATAAAGGTCGATCCTGAGACAAATACCCTAATCAGAGACGGCGTCGAAGCCGTCATCAACCCGTTCGACACCTATGCGGTCGAGGAAGCGGTTCGCCTGAAAGAAGCGCACGGCGGCACGGTGACGGTCATTACGATGGGGCCGCCACAGGCCGCTGAGGCCTTACGACAGGCTGTGGCCGTCGGCGCCGACCGGGGGATTTTGGTTTCCGATAGGGCTTTCGCGGGCGCCGATACCCTGGCGACCTCGTATACTTTAGCCGAGGCAATCAAAAAGGCCGGCCCCGCGGACGTGATTATCTGTGGCAAGCAAACCATCGACGGGGATACCGGCCAGGTAGGCCCGGAAATAGCGACCCACCTAAATATTCCGTTCGCGACCTATATCAAGAAAATAGAGAACGCCGGCGAAGGCAGGATGCGCGTCGAGCGCTTGGTTGAGGACGGCTACGAAGTATTGGACGTTCCATTGCCCTGCCTGATCACGGTGGTTAAAGAGATCAACGAACCCCGGCTTCCCTCACTCCGGGGCATTATGGCGGCTAAAAAGGTTGAGATAGAAACCTGGACGGCCGAGGACCTAGGCGGCGACGGGAAAAGGTACGGTTTGTCGGGCTCGCCGACGCAAGTCGTCGAGTCATTTGTGCCGCAAAGGGACAAGACCGGCGAGATATTTACCGGCTCATTGGAGCATCAGATCGACCAGCTCGTCAGCAAGCTGAAGGAAGCGGGTGTTCTCTAG
- the rsmD gene encoding 16S rRNA (guanine(966)-N(2))-methyltransferase RsmD, protein MRVIAGIAKGHKLKAPPGDATRPPLDRQKEALFSMLGEQVEEADVLDLFAGSGSFGIEALSRGAKSAVFIDSSPEAAETVRDNLAHTKMIDKGIVIRDNVITFLAKNAAAGASYDLIFLDPPFRIDMVDLSAVFEALLKGNLVRAGGLVVLRLFSKIEPPDRPGFSPTKNRAYGDSRFLFYEVERTG, encoded by the coding sequence TTGAGAGTAATAGCGGGAATTGCCAAAGGCCATAAACTGAAAGCGCCGCCGGGGGACGCGACGAGGCCACCGCTCGACCGACAAAAAGAGGCTCTGTTCAGTATGTTGGGTGAGCAGGTCGAGGAGGCGGACGTTCTGGACCTGTTTGCAGGCAGCGGTTCTTTCGGTATCGAAGCTTTAAGCCGGGGAGCGAAGTCGGCGGTTTTTATCGACTCTTCACCGGAAGCCGCCGAAACCGTCCGGGACAACCTAGCACATACCAAAATGATAGACAAAGGTATTGTGATTAGGGATAATGTAATTACGTTCTTGGCCAAAAACGCCGCCGCGGGCGCTTCCTACGATTTGATTTTTTTAGACCCTCCCTTTAGAATTGATATGGTTGATTTATCGGCTGTCTTTGAGGCTCTCCTGAAAGGCAATCTGGTACGCGCCGGCGGTTTGGTCGTGCTGCGTCTTTTTTCTAAGATAGAGCCCCCGGACAGGCCCGGGTTTTCGCCAACGAAGAACCGCGCCTACGGAGATAGCCGTTTCTTGTTTTACGAGGTAGAAAGGACTGGTTAA
- the rpmF gene encoding 50S ribosomal protein L32, producing MAVPKRKTSKSRRDSRRAHHKLTAPNTAECPQCHQPKLSHHACPNCGYYRGRPAIEVD from the coding sequence ATGGCAGTACCGAAGAGGAAGACCTCGAAATCACGCCGCGACAGCCGGCGGGCGCACCATAAGCTGACGGCCCCCAACACGGCGGAGTGCCCGCAGTGTCACCAGCCGAAATTGTCTCATCATGCCTGTCCTAATTGCGGCTACTACCGAGGCCGTCCGGCAATCGAAGTCGACTAG
- the plsX gene encoding phosphate acyltransferase PlsX, translating to MTIAIDGLGGDYAPLEIVKGVAESAQLRPEILFIITGPEAVIHSELGKYPSSDNIKVVDAPELIEMGEEPGKAVRGKKNSSIVIGTGLVKEGKADAFMSAGNTGAAMASALLDFGRIEGIKRPAIAVRLTTKKGNVLLLDAGANADCKPEYLPQFAVMGATYSRDVLGVEKPQVGLLNIGGEAEKGSLFTKEAFKLLKNSPVDFSGNVEGKEMFNGDIDVVVTDGFTGNVVLKIVEGVGSLLLGMLKNGIMSSPRAKAGGFLLTPALMDIKRDIDPEETGGAVLLGLNGVCIIAHGSSSAKAIKNAVGVAVKSVENDVVKHIKQGMS from the coding sequence ATCACGATTGCAATCGACGGCCTGGGCGGCGACTACGCGCCTTTAGAGATCGTCAAAGGTGTCGCTGAATCCGCGCAGCTGCGCCCGGAGATTTTATTCATAATTACCGGCCCTGAAGCGGTCATTCACTCTGAGCTGGGCAAATATCCCTCGTCCGACAATATTAAAGTCGTTGACGCTCCCGAGCTCATAGAAATGGGCGAGGAACCGGGAAAGGCCGTCCGGGGTAAGAAAAACTCATCGATTGTCATTGGAACCGGGTTGGTTAAAGAAGGTAAGGCCGACGCTTTTATGTCGGCCGGTAATACCGGCGCGGCGATGGCGTCCGCGCTGCTGGATTTCGGCCGCATCGAAGGGATCAAGCGTCCGGCTATTGCAGTGCGGTTAACCACCAAAAAAGGCAATGTGCTTCTTCTGGACGCCGGCGCCAATGCGGACTGTAAACCGGAATACTTACCTCAGTTCGCGGTTATGGGCGCGACCTACTCGCGGGACGTATTGGGTGTGGAGAAACCGCAGGTTGGCCTGCTGAATATCGGCGGGGAAGCCGAGAAAGGCAGCCTGTTCACCAAGGAAGCGTTCAAGTTACTGAAAAACTCGCCGGTGGATTTCAGCGGCAACGTCGAAGGCAAAGAGATGTTCAACGGCGATATCGATGTGGTCGTAACGGACGGTTTTACCGGGAACGTGGTTTTGAAGATTGTTGAAGGAGTCGGCTCGCTCTTGCTAGGGATGTTGAAAAACGGCATCATGAGCAGCCCCCGCGCCAAAGCCGGCGGTTTTCTTCTGACGCCGGCGCTAATGGATATAAAGCGGGATATCGACCCGGAAGAGACAGGCGGGGCCGTATTGCTCGGACTAAACGGAGTCTGCATCATCGCGCATGGCAGTTCGTCGGCTAAAGCGATTAAGAACGCGGTGGGCGTAGCCGTCAAATCCGTTGAGAATGACGTGGTCAAGCATATTAAGCAGGGAATGTCATGA
- a CDS encoding DUF177 domain-containing protein — protein sequence MSGLRVDVSGLLKSTGGVETLVVTEPLPPVEKGHDRIDVVGPVRSEVVLREAGGTVLAEGTLLTDVVLTCGRCLNKYTQHVKQKFREVYRPHRDFNRGDPEEREEEQAFAIEESKIDLTPLLTQTLVLAVPFKPLCREDCPGLCPVCGEALDKGKHNHGETEEEETGYKAALKRYLEEHPELDK from the coding sequence ATGAGCGGATTAAGGGTTGACGTCTCGGGGCTCCTGAAAAGCACGGGGGGCGTCGAGACGCTTGTCGTTACGGAGCCTTTGCCGCCTGTTGAGAAGGGACATGACCGGATTGACGTTGTCGGTCCCGTTAGATCTGAGGTTGTTTTAAGGGAAGCGGGCGGAACGGTCTTAGCTGAAGGAACCCTGCTGACCGATGTAGTTTTGACATGCGGCCGCTGCTTAAATAAATATACGCAGCACGTCAAGCAGAAGTTCCGTGAGGTTTACAGGCCACACCGCGACTTTAACCGGGGAGATCCGGAAGAGCGCGAGGAAGAGCAGGCGTTCGCGATCGAAGAAAGCAAGATCGATTTGACGCCGCTTCTTACGCAGACGCTTGTGCTGGCTGTCCCGTTTAAGCCGTTGTGCCGGGAGGATTGCCCTGGTTTATGCCCGGTCTGCGGCGAAGCGCTTGATAAAGGAAAGCACAACCACGGAGAAACAGAAGAAGAAGAAACAGGGTATAAGGCGGCGCTAAAGCGCTATTTGGAAGAACACCCTGAGTTGGACAAGTAA
- the recG gene encoding ATP-dependent DNA helicase RecG yields MVSLTDSVRYVTGVGPKLAEKFHSLGVETALDLLRYYPRRYLDRSAVSPINKVKIGEEVTVIGTVVKVDKKFLPHRRKKILTVDITDGDGYLSAVWFNNWWHADKMPVGTEVSLSGKVVFSYGRLQITNPAYDIFGSEESDKEEKTSAPRWNTGRITPLYPASGEIQTNTIRRVVVNLLESLPPLPDPLPGAFIKTRGLMPLHAAMRQVHLPDDADSVRASRKRLIYDEFFYLELGLGFRKARLEKNLKGYKHDTHGELVDTFFDGLPFKLTADQIRVIEEIKEDMEKPAPMHRLLQGEVGSGKTAVAVAALVMAVNGGYQGAIMAPTEVLAEQHALKIAELLPDGVNLALLTGSTTTAKRADILEKVKKGEIDIVAGTHAVIQEGVEFKKLGLAVVDEQHRFGVRQRLELRKKGDAPDVLVMTATPIPRTLALTLYGDLDVSIIRELPAGRREIETIVADQKHRAEAYELIRQQSAMGRQAYVVCALVDESDKLELKAATVEADRLRSEVFPDLKVAVLHGQMKQADKERIMSELRAGDLDILIATTVIEVGIDIPNATVMLIENAERFGLSQLHQLRGRIGRGEHKSFCILFADPTTDEAKERMKAIAGTTDGFELAEADLRIRGEGQLFGPRQSGLPDLRIASVIRDLPLLIEARDDAFALVKTDPELNRHPAVLAEVKSRYGDRFGWLMSG; encoded by the coding sequence GGTGAAGAGGTCACCGTAATCGGAACAGTCGTCAAGGTCGATAAGAAATTCCTGCCCCACCGGCGCAAGAAGATTTTGACCGTTGATATTACCGACGGCGACGGGTACCTCTCGGCCGTCTGGTTCAATAACTGGTGGCATGCCGACAAGATGCCCGTGGGCACAGAGGTTTCGCTTAGCGGCAAGGTGGTGTTCAGCTACGGCAGGCTGCAAATAACTAATCCGGCGTATGACATTTTCGGAAGTGAAGAAAGTGATAAAGAAGAAAAGACTAGTGCGCCGCGCTGGAATACAGGGAGGATAACCCCCCTTTATCCAGCGAGCGGGGAAATCCAGACCAATACAATCAGGCGCGTTGTCGTCAACCTTCTTGAAAGTCTGCCGCCGCTTCCGGACCCGCTGCCCGGCGCGTTCATTAAGACCCGCGGCTTGATGCCGTTGCACGCGGCGATGCGCCAGGTTCATCTGCCGGACGACGCGGATTCGGTCAGGGCTTCCAGAAAGCGCTTGATTTACGACGAGTTCTTCTATCTTGAACTGGGTTTAGGGTTTAGGAAAGCGCGCCTGGAAAAGAACCTGAAGGGCTATAAACACGACACTCATGGCGAGTTGGTCGACACTTTCTTCGATGGATTGCCGTTCAAACTAACGGCCGATCAAATAAGAGTTATTGAGGAAATCAAAGAGGACATGGAAAAGCCGGCGCCGATGCACCGCTTGCTGCAGGGTGAGGTCGGGAGCGGCAAGACGGCCGTGGCCGTGGCCGCTTTGGTCATGGCGGTAAACGGCGGTTATCAAGGAGCGATAATGGCGCCGACCGAGGTCTTGGCCGAGCAGCACGCGTTAAAGATCGCCGAACTGCTGCCTGACGGCGTCAACCTGGCGCTTTTAACCGGGTCGACAACAACGGCTAAACGAGCTGACATTCTCGAGAAGGTAAAGAAAGGCGAGATCGATATCGTCGCCGGCACCCACGCGGTTATTCAGGAAGGCGTAGAGTTTAAGAAGCTTGGTTTGGCGGTCGTGGACGAACAGCATCGTTTCGGCGTACGGCAGCGCCTTGAGTTAAGAAAAAAAGGCGACGCGCCTGACGTCCTGGTAATGACGGCGACGCCTATCCCGCGGACGTTGGCCTTGACGCTTTACGGAGACCTAGATGTCTCCATTATTCGTGAATTGCCGGCCGGACGTAGGGAGATAGAGACCATCGTCGCCGACCAAAAACATCGCGCCGAAGCGTATGAGCTCATCAGGCAGCAGAGTGCGATGGGACGGCAAGCCTATGTCGTTTGCGCGCTGGTTGACGAGTCGGACAAGCTGGAGCTCAAAGCGGCCACAGTGGAAGCCGACCGTTTGAGATCAGAGGTCTTTCCCGATCTTAAGGTGGCTGTTTTGCACGGCCAGATGAAGCAAGCGGACAAGGAGCGGATCATGAGCGAACTCCGCGCCGGCGACCTGGATATCCTTATCGCGACAACGGTAATCGAGGTCGGCATTGATATTCCCAACGCGACAGTCATGCTTATTGAGAACGCGGAAAGGTTCGGCTTATCCCAACTTCACCAGCTTCGCGGCCGGATCGGCCGCGGCGAACATAAAAGCTTTTGCATTCTATTCGCCGACCCTACGACAGACGAGGCGAAGGAGAGAATGAAAGCTATAGCCGGGACAACGGACGGTTTTGAGCTGGCCGAAGCCGATTTGCGTATCAGAGGCGAGGGCCAGCTGTTCGGTCCGAGGCAATCAGGCTTGCCCGACTTAAGGATCGCCTCGGTCATCAGGGATCTGCCGCTTCTCATAGAAGCCCGCGACGACGCTTTCGCTCTTGTTAAGACCGATCCGGAACTCAACCGGCATCCGGCGGTGCTGGCCGAGGTCAAAAGCCGTTACGGCGACAGATTCGGCTGGCTGATGAGCGGATGA
- a CDS encoding acyl-CoA dehydrogenase family protein: MDYQLTEEQQMIKDLTRTIAEDKVLPVRAELDEKEEYPTEIMKVMADSDLFRVFVPEEYEGLGGGVMEECIIIEEVSRVCGGVALSYAATLLGTIPILLFGDEDQKKKYLTKVAGGSLAAFGLTEASAGSDASNMTTTATADGDFYVLNGTKQWITNGGQADVYTIIAMTDKSKGSRGASAIIVEKGTDGFTFGKKEKKMGIRSSATTELIFDNCRVPKANLLSKEGMGFVIALKTLDLSRPGVAAQALGIAQGAFEEALKFAKEREQGGQPVIQYQAVGHMLADMAMQIEAARALTYAVARTIDSGEKTYTKHASMAKCFASDVAMKVTTDAVQIMGGHGYMREYPVEKMMRDAKITQIYEGTNQIQRNVIQAALIKEAINK, encoded by the coding sequence ATGGACTATCAGCTGACTGAAGAGCAGCAGATGATTAAAGACTTAACAAGGACTATCGCCGAAGATAAAGTTCTGCCTGTCAGGGCGGAGCTTGACGAGAAAGAAGAGTACCCGACAGAGATTATGAAGGTCATGGCTGATTCGGATCTTTTCCGAGTTTTCGTGCCCGAGGAATACGAAGGCTTGGGCGGCGGGGTAATGGAAGAGTGCATCATAATCGAGGAGGTCAGCCGGGTTTGCGGCGGCGTCGCTTTGAGCTACGCGGCGACCTTGCTGGGCACGATACCGATTCTACTGTTCGGCGACGAAGACCAGAAGAAGAAATACCTGACGAAAGTCGCGGGGGGTTCGCTGGCCGCTTTTGGTTTGACCGAAGCCAGTGCCGGTTCGGACGCCTCCAACATGACGACAACCGCGACCGCGGACGGGGACTTCTATGTCTTGAACGGCACCAAGCAATGGATTACCAACGGCGGTCAGGCGGACGTCTATACGATCATCGCCATGACGGACAAGTCCAAGGGCAGCCGGGGTGCTTCAGCCATAATCGTGGAAAAAGGAACAGACGGTTTTACCTTCGGCAAGAAAGAAAAAAAGATGGGTATACGGTCGTCGGCGACCACTGAACTGATCTTTGACAACTGCCGCGTGCCCAAGGCGAATCTACTAAGCAAGGAAGGTATGGGTTTTGTTATCGCTCTGAAGACGCTGGACCTTTCCCGGCCCGGCGTGGCCGCCCAAGCACTGGGAATCGCCCAGGGGGCTTTTGAGGAAGCGCTTAAGTTCGCCAAGGAGAGAGAGCAGGGAGGCCAGCCGGTCATACAATATCAGGCGGTCGGACACATGCTGGCCGATATGGCTATGCAGATCGAAGCGGCCAGAGCGCTAACCTATGCGGTAGCGCGGACGATTGATTCGGGAGAAAAAACCTATACCAAGCACGCCAGTATGGCCAAGTGCTTCGCTTCCGACGTCGCCATGAAGGTAACGACCGATGCCGTTCAAATTATGGGCGGACATGGCTACATGCGCGAATACCCGGTTGAGAAGATGATGCGGGACGCGAAGATTACCCAGATCTACGAGGGCACGAACCAGATTCAGAGAAACGTCATCCAGGCTGCCTTGATCAAAGAGGCAATAAACAAATGA
- a CDS encoding beta-ketoacyl-ACP synthase III, whose protein sequence is MLGSKIKDRATGRKELVWAGITGLGSYVPPKTVTNKDLAATIDTTDEWIFGRTGISERHIAAKGVNPSDLAVKAARKALKDAGREAADVDLIIVTSASPDQLWPSTACLVQAKLGAVNASAFDLQAACAGFVYALTVGSQFVETRRAKCVLVIGAETMSRLVDWTDRTTCVLFGDAAGAVVLERVEHGYGFMASFTGADGTGSDLLEVPAGGSAMPASEETVAKRMHYIKMNGNEVYKFAARVSLEAAANVLRQAGLHRTDIDFFIPHQANARITEAAAKRLKLPPEKVVSNIEKYGNTSTASIPLALDELWQSGRLKYGNILLMVGFGGGLTWGANVIRWAKKH, encoded by the coding sequence ATGCTGGGTTCAAAGATAAAGGACAGGGCGACAGGCCGGAAGGAACTTGTCTGGGCCGGCATAACCGGACTTGGCAGTTATGTTCCACCCAAAACGGTAACCAACAAAGACCTGGCCGCGACGATTGATACCACCGACGAATGGATCTTTGGCCGGACCGGGATTTCCGAACGTCATATCGCCGCAAAGGGTGTTAACCCGAGCGACCTCGCGGTTAAAGCGGCCAGGAAAGCGCTGAAGGACGCGGGCCGGGAAGCCGCCGACGTTGACCTGATTATAGTTACTTCGGCCTCACCAGACCAGTTGTGGCCATCGACGGCGTGTCTAGTCCAGGCAAAACTGGGCGCCGTCAATGCCAGCGCGTTCGATCTGCAAGCGGCTTGCGCGGGGTTTGTCTACGCGTTAACCGTAGGCTCCCAGTTCGTTGAAACCAGAAGGGCAAAATGCGTTCTGGTTATCGGGGCGGAGACCATGAGCCGTCTGGTTGACTGGACGGACAGGACGACTTGCGTATTGTTTGGCGACGCCGCAGGCGCCGTGGTTCTGGAACGGGTAGAGCACGGCTATGGTTTCATGGCCAGCTTCACCGGAGCCGACGGCACCGGGTCGGACCTTTTAGAGGTCCCGGCCGGCGGTTCAGCCATGCCGGCCAGCGAGGAAACCGTCGCGAAACGCATGCATTACATCAAGATGAACGGCAACGAAGTTTACAAATTCGCCGCCAGGGTTAGCTTGGAAGCAGCCGCCAACGTCTTAAGGCAGGCCGGTTTGCACCGCACGGATATAGATTTCTTTATCCCGCACCAGGCGAACGCCCGGATCACGGAAGCCGCGGCCAAAAGGCTGAAACTTCCGCCCGAAAAGGTGGTTAGCAATATTGAGAAATACGGCAACACGTCGACCGCGTCCATCCCGCTTGCGCTGGATGAACTGTGGCAAAGCGGCCGGCTCAAGTATGGTAACATCTTGCTCATGGTTGGCTTCGGCGGCGGTTTGACCTGGGGCGCCAATGTCATCCGTTGGGCGAAGAAACATTAG
- the coaD gene encoding pantetheine-phosphate adenylyltransferase: MKTAIVPGSFDPITSGHLDIIKRAATLFDSVVVGVAKNVAKKPLFTTDERVGLVKKATSDIANVAVKEFDSLLVEFADRQDAHVIVKGLRAVSDFEHEFQMAQLNRELNETVETLFMMASPEYAYLSSSSVREIAEYGGAVKGLVPLVVEEALRNKFSS; encoded by the coding sequence GTGAAGACGGCTATTGTTCCCGGCAGTTTCGACCCCATAACCAGCGGGCACCTTGATATCATCAAGAGAGCGGCGACACTTTTCGACTCGGTGGTCGTAGGGGTGGCCAAGAACGTCGCCAAGAAGCCGCTGTTTACGACAGACGAGCGGGTAGGCCTGGTCAAGAAAGCGACCAGCGATATCGCCAATGTGGCCGTAAAGGAATTTGACTCGCTACTTGTCGAATTCGCTGATAGACAGGATGCTCATGTCATCGTTAAAGGTTTAAGGGCGGTATCTGATTTTGAGCACGAGTTTCAGATGGCCCAACTAAATAGAGAGTTGAACGAAACGGTCGAGACGTTGTTTATGATGGCCAGCCCCGAGTACGCGTACTTGAGTTCCAGTTCCGTTCGGGAGATCGCCGAATATGGCGGGGCAGTAAAGGGCTTAGTGCCGCTGGTCGTCGAAGAGGCCTTAAGGAATAAGTTTTCTTCCTGA
- a CDS encoding ATPase, whose protein sequence is MDLEAQINELEEMVSKARRVPLSSSIMVSEKGIFDLIDQLRANLPEELKQARWIIKERNERLDEGKREADKMIAEARIKADEMVTETEVVRAAKKESAEILEEARSNARKIRLEAEDYADEKLANMEATLHRMVSTIRKGREKLQGKVEKVQDVEMIEEDASDETQF, encoded by the coding sequence ATGGATTTAGAGGCTCAAATCAATGAGCTTGAGGAAATGGTGTCCAAAGCGCGGCGGGTGCCGTTGAGCAGTTCGATCATGGTGTCGGAAAAAGGTATTTTTGACCTGATCGATCAGCTTCGCGCAAACCTGCCAGAGGAGCTTAAGCAAGCCAGGTGGATTATCAAGGAACGCAATGAGAGGCTGGACGAAGGCAAGCGCGAGGCTGACAAAATGATTGCGGAAGCCCGCATCAAGGCCGATGAGATGGTTACGGAAACGGAGGTCGTCAGAGCGGCCAAAAAGGAATCGGCTGAAATCCTGGAAGAAGCCAGGTCGAACGCCCGTAAGATCCGCTTGGAAGCCGAAGATTACGCGGATGAGAAGTTGGCCAACATGGAAGCCACACTGCATCGTATGGTTTCAACGATCCGTAAGGGCCGTGAGAAACTACAAGGAAAGGTCGAGAAGGTCCAAGACGTCGAGATGATTGAAGAAGACGCCTCGGACGAAACGCAGTTCTAG
- a CDS encoding electron transfer flavoprotein subunit alpha, which translates to MAVKVTKKCIGCGVCVDVCPYSALELFEGQAIVSGHCTVCGACAEICPVDAIVIEGTASEGLAAQTKTDWSGIWVLAETDGGNIAPVALELLHEADQLAAELKEPVSAILIGSGVTDLAKTCAANGASKVYVVDNEAMKNNLVEPMTRVLVDIISREKPAVLLAGATVLGRTLMPAAAAVLETGLTADCTALAIDTETKLLRQTRPTFGGNLMATIICPERRPQMATVRPHVFKKGEPDSSRTADTVQVKLDPALFASKITFVDKHTELAADEKLEDAEVIVAGGRGMGKPENLQILNELAKLFHGAVGSSRPLVDEGWLPYVHQVGQTGKTVCPKLYLACGISGAIQHAAGMATSEVIVAVNRDADAPIFDLADYGIVGDVNEVLPALLERLKKERA; encoded by the coding sequence ATGGCCGTGAAGGTAACCAAAAAGTGCATCGGGTGCGGCGTTTGCGTCGATGTTTGCCCCTATAGCGCGCTTGAACTATTTGAAGGTCAGGCAATTGTTAGCGGACACTGCACGGTCTGCGGCGCCTGCGCCGAAATCTGCCCGGTCGACGCCATTGTCATCGAGGGCACGGCTTCGGAAGGGCTGGCCGCCCAGACCAAAACGGATTGGAGCGGTATTTGGGTGCTCGCTGAAACCGATGGCGGCAATATCGCCCCGGTGGCGCTGGAGTTACTGCACGAGGCGGACCAGCTGGCAGCGGAATTGAAGGAACCGGTTTCGGCTATTCTTATCGGTTCCGGAGTTACGGATCTGGCTAAGACCTGTGCCGCGAACGGAGCGAGCAAGGTTTACGTCGTCGATAACGAGGCCATGAAAAACAACCTTGTTGAGCCTATGACAAGGGTGCTTGTGGATATTATCAGCCGGGAGAAACCGGCCGTTCTCTTGGCGGGGGCGACGGTGCTCGGCCGGACGCTAATGCCGGCGGCGGCGGCGGTTCTGGAAACCGGATTAACGGCCGATTGTACGGCTCTGGCCATCGATACCGAGACGAAGCTCTTGAGGCAGACGCGTCCCACGTTCGGCGGCAATCTTATGGCGACTATCATCTGTCCGGAACGACGTCCCCAGATGGCGACCGTCAGGCCGCATGTCTTTAAGAAAGGTGAGCCGGATAGCTCAAGGACCGCCGACACAGTCCAGGTCAAACTCGACCCGGCCTTGTTTGCGTCCAAAATTACGTTCGTCGACAAACACACGGAGTTGGCGGCCGACGAAAAGCTGGAGGACGCCGAGGTTATCGTGGCCGGCGGCCGGGGCATGGGCAAGCCGGAGAATCTTCAGATTCTGAACGAGCTGGCCAAACTGTTCCACGGCGCCGTCGGGTCATCCAGGCCGCTGGTCGACGAAGGCTGGCTGCCGTATGTGCATCAAGTTGGACAAACTGGTAAGACAGTCTGTCCGAAACTTTATCTCGCCTGCGGCATTTCGGGAGCTATTCAGCACGCGGCCGGCATGGCGACCTCGGAAGTCATAGTTGCCGTCAACCGCGACGCCGACGCGCCGATCTTTGACCTTGCCGATTATGGTATCGTCGGCGACGTGAACGAAGTCCTCCCCGCGCTGCTGGAAAGGCTAAAAAAGGAGCGCGCTTAG
- the fabD gene encoding ACP S-malonyltransferase, whose product MGGKTAIMFPGQGSQAVGMGRDICAIHPEAAAVFDRADQLLNRDLTELIFDGPAEILNETVNTQLAVYAMNHAAYVLYKKSGRPADFSLGHSLGEYNALVAARVIDFDEGLALVAERGSLMQEAASRRSGKMLAVLGLEDDEVSRIVSDAPSGGFLSVANYNCPGQVVVSGESTAVDVLKERFADAGAKKVVELNVSGGFHSPLMAAAADEFKEDLNNAEFAQASIPVCSNFTGELSSDPEVLRDALKQQMTGSVQWTKSVKTVMNAGAGRFVELGEGKILSGLVKRIAGSDASIDNGRNAYE is encoded by the coding sequence ATGGGCGGCAAGACCGCTATTATGTTTCCAGGCCAGGGCAGCCAGGCAGTCGGCATGGGCAGGGATATCTGCGCCATTCATCCCGAGGCCGCGGCCGTTTTCGACCGGGCCGACCAACTTTTGAACCGGGATCTGACCGAGCTCATCTTCGACGGGCCGGCTGAAATCTTAAACGAGACCGTTAATACGCAGCTCGCAGTGTACGCAATGAATCATGCTGCTTATGTTTTATACAAGAAGTCAGGGCGTCCCGCCGATTTTTCCCTAGGCCACAGCCTGGGCGAATACAACGCTTTGGTCGCGGCGCGGGTGATTGATTTCGACGAAGGCCTGGCGCTGGTCGCCGAACGAGGCAGTCTGATGCAGGAAGCCGCGTCCCGGCGCAGCGGCAAGATGCTAGCCGTCTTAGGACTCGAAGACGACGAGGTCAGCCGAATCGTCTCAGACGCCCCTAGTGGCGGATTCTTAAGCGTCGCCAACTACAATTGTCCCGGCCAGGTTGTCGTGTCGGGCGAATCAACGGCGGTTGACGTGTTAAAGGAAAGGTTCGCCGACGCCGGCGCCAAGAAGGTCGTCGAGCTGAATGTGAGCGGCGGCTTTCATTCGCCCTTGATGGCCGCGGCGGCCGACGAATTCAAGGAGGACCTTAATAACGCGGAGTTCGCGCAGGCTTCAATCCCTGTTTGCTCTAACTTCACGGGTGAATTGTCAAGTGATCCGGAGGTTCTCCGGGACGCTCTGAAACAACAAATGACCGGCTCGGTTCAATGGACGAAGTCGGTCAAGACGGTGATGAACGCGGGAGCCGGCAGATTTGTCGAGCTAGGCGAGGGCAAGATCCTGAGCGGTTTGGTAAAACGGATTGCCGGTTCTGACGCGTCGATAGATAACGGGAGGAACGCTTATGAATAA